The nucleotide window TGGTGCAATGTTATATGAAAATCCAAGGGGAGTAGGGTGTATAAAATGTCATGGAAAAGGTGACAAACCTGTAGTTATTGCAAAATATAAACAAAGAGATAATAAAACAAAAAAATTAGTAGAAAAAAAGATTATTGCTCCAGCAATAAATAATGTGAGCTTTGAAGTTTTTTTAGATAAATTAAGATCTGACAA belongs to Arcobacter sp. CECT 8983 and includes:
- a CDS encoding c-type cytochrome, producing MKFVCFVLVMTSFLFANSLDNSFITRFEYGAMLYENPRGVGCIKCHGKGDKPVVIAKYKQRDNKTKKLVEKKIIAPAINNVSFEVFLDKLRSDKTESKVMPTYFMTNEELKSLYYYIRNIK